A genomic stretch from Arachis stenosperma cultivar V10309 chromosome 3, arast.V10309.gnm1.PFL2, whole genome shotgun sequence includes:
- the LOC130966480 gene encoding uncharacterized protein LOC130966480, producing the protein MKNRGEAIKKLEFQVGYLSEKMPRPNNSFPCDTEKNPRGEAKKVRWEDCNMVTTNDKETEDKPSKLSEQPENTLVEKEKKDQQEPQISQQELLRLYAPFPQLLKGAVGKRMYSRFLDSFASLNVNIPFIKVIQQMPAFIKYMKELLPKKSSLKGGQTIMMNKDCSTLIQTQLPAKRKDPGSFHVPCAIGETNFDRALCDLGASINLIPLSLVKRLQINEILPTDVVIRLADKTQKQAVGMVENVLLKVGKYFLPTDFVILDMEESHLHPIILGIPFLATARALIDVEKGELILRIHDEQLSFSVFELSLEKDEEDKEPSKGHHEILKEEASTEAQPAHPEIHWVDGQGQQQVPQVKEKLEEPKPPEVCEDINKSSSKKVATRSKKTAPGAKKKVPRGWRNKKIPTEDFSPGDKVISAYFTDIPPNLPTVPSQLPKVFTINRVLSLEHVEIIDTTNGYKSTARGEDFKHYQPP; encoded by the coding sequence ATGAAGAATCGGGGGGAAGCAATCAAGAAGCTGGAATTCCAAGTGGGATATTTGTCTGAGAAGATGCCCAGACCCAATAATAGCTTCCCATGTGACACGGAGAAGAATCCGAGAGGTGAAGCGaagaaagtaagatgggaagaCTGCAATATGGTCACTACAAATGACAAGGAGACTGAAGACAAGCCAAGCAAGCTGTCAGAACAACCTGAGAATACCTTAgtagagaaggagaagaaagacCAACAAGAACCACAAATCTCACAACAGGAGCTGCTGAGACTATATGCACCATTTCCTCAACTGCTAAAAGGTGCTGTGGGAAAGAGAATGTACTCAAGGTTCTTAGACTCGTTTGCATCTTTGAATGTGAACATACCATTCATCAAGGTCATTCAGCAAATGCCAGCATTCATCAAGTATATGAAGGAACTACTTCCCAAGAAGAGCTCACTCAAGGGGGGCCAGACTATAATGATGAACAAGGATTGCAGCACCCTCATTCAAACACAATTGCCTGCAAAAAGaaaagacccagggagttttcatGTCCCTTGTGCTATAGGGGAAACAAATTTTGATAGAGCACTTTGCGatttgggagcaagcatcaacttaataccCCTATCCCTGGTAAAAAGGTTGCAGATCAATGAGATACTACCTACAGATGTAGTCATAAGGCTGGCTGACAAGACTCAAAAGCAAGCAGTAGGAATGGTGGAAAACGTGTTGCTCAAAGTTGGAAAATACTTTCTCCCAACAGACTTTGTCATCCTGGACATGGAAGAGAGTCACCTGCACCCAATCATATTGGGGATACCATTTCTAGCTACTgctagagcactcatagatgtggaGAAAGGAGAGCTAATATTAAGGATCCATGATGAACAACTGAGCTTCAGTGTTTTCGAACTCTCACTGGAAAAAGATGAAGAGGATAAAGAACCGAGCAAAGGGCATCATGAGATACTAAAGGAAGAAGCAAGCACTGAAGCACAACCAGCTCATCCTGAGATTCACTGGGTTGATGGACAAGGCCAGCAGCAAGTGCCACAGGTCAAGGAAAAATTGGAGGAACCTAAGCCACCAGAAGTTTGTGAGGACATTAACAAAAGCTCATCAAAGAAGGTGGCCACCAGGAGTAAGAAAACAGCACCAGGggcaaagaagaaggtaccAAGGGGGTGGCGGAACAAGAAGATTCCTACGGAAGATTTCTCTCCAGGGGATAAAGTAATCTCAGCCTACTTCACAGATATCCCCCCTAATCTCCCCACTGTACCATCTCAGCTACCTAAGGTCTTCACCATCAACAGAGTTCTCTCCTTGGAGCATGTAGAGATCATTGATACAACAAATGGATACAAGTCCACTGCCAGAGGAGAAGACTTCAAGCATTACCAACCACCATAA